One segment of Syngnathus typhle isolate RoL2023-S1 ecotype Sweden linkage group LG9, RoL_Styp_1.0, whole genome shotgun sequence DNA contains the following:
- the sp3a gene encoding transcription factor Sp3a isoform X1, translating into MTAPEQPMKADEMAALDVNSNQSNFLQHEDGTGNQDIESSSLDLLATTCTKVGSPASEVDRGAAAGVATDQTSAQFTVSDKWEMLAPTTAAKDDSGILQIQGQGILTSNGQYVLPLQSLQSPPIFVSSGSDTASANPVPNIQYQVIPQIQTTDGQLSFATTGLEGANLSQDAAGQIQILHDGSQGLCVTSAASILTNNQSLVSQTGTMHQIQGISIGSSAFNNQAQVVTNVPVGLPGNITFVPINSIDLEALGLSGAQTIATGVTADGQLIMADQPGSGSESQEKTGDGLSQTLSANEVNAELFVPASSSQLHNSTGESSLLTQDASLSSVATQRSDSNAGLQQGFIQQTPEPDIQATSAPPVVQLQQVPLQTANGQVVQSVAAASQGVQNLQLINPGTFIIQAQTVTPSGQIQWQTFQVQGVQNLQNIQLPTTGSQQITLAPVQTLSLGSNPVGVNTGQMPNIQTVTVNSVAQQQGNADMPRDIRIKEEPDSAEWQLSSDSTLNTSDLSHLQVRLVEDDEYIGLGGKRLRRVACTCPNCKESGGRGSGMGKKKQHICHITGCGKVYGKTSHLRAHLRWHSGERPFVCTWMYCGKRFTRSDELQRHRRTHTGEKKFVCPECSKRFMRSDHLAKHIKTHQNKKGVNSGSAMVTSLESAGSSDSLITTPGGTTLILTNIQQGSNNAQDILANAEIPLQLVTTLAASEVME; encoded by the exons ATGACTG CGCCAGAACAACCCATGAAAGCAGACGAAATGGCTGCTTTGGACGTCAACAGCAACCAGAGCAACTTTTTGCAACATGAAGACGGCACGGGCAATCAG GACATTGAGTCGTCGTCCCTCGACCTGCTCGCGACCACCTGCACTAAGGTTGGCTCACCGGCATCAGAGGTGGACAGAGGTGCTGCCGCTGGTGTG GCTACAGATCAGACTTCTGCACAGTTTACAGTGTCTGATAAATGGGAGATGTTAGCCCCCACCACGGCTGCAAAGGATGACTCCGGGATACTCCAGATCCAAGGCCAAGGAATATTAACGTCAAATGGACAGTACGTTCTTCCTCTCCAGAGTTTGCAGAGTCCGCCGATTTTCGTGTCGTCGGGAAGCGACACTGCCTCTGCCAATCCAGTGCCTAACATTCAGTACCAAGTAATCCCTCAGATTCAGACTACAGACGGACAACTGAGCTTCGCCACCACGGGGTTGGAGGGAGCAAATCTGAGTCAGGATGCGGCGGGACAGATTCAGATCTTACATGACGGTAGTCAAGGTCTGTGTGTGACCTCTGCTGCGAGCATCCTTACCAACAACCAGAGCCTCGTATCACAGACTGGGACTATGCATCAGATCCAGGGGATTTCTATCGGCAGCTCCGCGTTCAACAACCAGGCTCAGGTTGTTACCAATGTGCCTGTGGGTTTGCCGGGGAACATCACTTTTGTTCCGATCAACAGCATAGACTTGGAGGCGCTAGGCCTATCCGGGGCCCAGACTATCGCCACGGGCGTCACTGCAGACGGACAGCTAATCATGGCGGATCAACCGGGTAGCGGCTCTGAGAGTCAGGAGAAGACCGGCGACGGCCTCTCGCAGACATTATCAGCGAATGAGGTCAATGCTGAGCTTTTTGTGCCCGCGTCTTCCTCCCAGCTGCACAATTCCACCGGCGAATCCAGCCTCCTGACCCAGGACGCCTCGTTGTCGTCTGTGGCAACGCAGCGGTCCGACTCCAACGCCGGCCTCCAGCAGGGCTTCATCCAACAAACTCCAGAGCCGGACATCCAGGCGACGTCCGCTCCGCCCGTCGTCCAGCTGCAGCAGGTGCCCCTGCAGACCGCCAACGGGCAGGTGGTCCAATCGGTGGCTGCGGCCAGCCAGGGTGTGCAAAACCTTCAGCTTATCAACCCCGGGACCTTCATCATCCAAGCCCAGACGGTGACCCCGTCAGGCCAGATCCAGTGGCAGACCTTCCAGGTGCAAGGTGTGCAGAACCTGCAAAACATTCAGCTTCCCACCACTGGCTCTCAGCAGATCACTCTGGCTCCCGTCCAGACCCTCTCACTGGGGTCCAATCCGGTCGGCGTCAACACTGGACAGATGCCCAACATACAAACAGTGACAGTCAACTCAGTGGCGCAACAGCAAGGAAATGCAGACATGCCAAGAG ACATCCGGATAAAGGAGGAGCCAGACTCAGCGGAGTGGCAGCTAAGCTCCGATTCCACCCTAAACACCAGCGATCTGTCCCACCTTCAGGTCAGGCTAGTGGAGGACGACGAGTATATTGGCCTGGGAGGCAAAAGGCTACGTCGGGTGGCCTGCACTTGCCCTAACTGTAAAGAATCTGGTGGGAG GGGATCCGGCATGGGGAAGAAGAAGCAGCACATCTGCCACATCACAGGCTGCGGCAAAGTCTATGGAAAGACGTCGCACCTGCGAGCACACTTGCGTTGGCATTCCGGAGAGCGACCTTTTGTCTGCACTTGGATGTACTGCGGGAAAAGGTTCACGCGCAGCGACGAGCTGCAGAGACATCggagaacacacacag GCGAGAAGAAGTTCGTGTGCCCCGAATGTTCCAAGCGCTTCATGAGAAGCGACCACCTGGCCAAGCACATCAAAACCCACCAGAACAAAAAAGGCGTGAACTCCGGCAGCGCCATGGTGACGTCGCTGGAGTCGGCGGGCTCCTCGGACAGCCTCATCACCACGCCGGGCGGGACCACGCTCATCCTCACCAACATCCAGCAGGGCTCCAACAACGCCCAGGATATCCTGGCCAACGCCGAGATCCCCCTCCAACTCGTCACCACCTTAGCGGCCAGCGAAGTCATGGAGTGA
- the sp3a gene encoding transcription factor Sp3a isoform X2, with amino-acid sequence MTAPEQPMKADEMAALDVNSNQSNFLQHEDGTGNQATDQTSAQFTVSDKWEMLAPTTAAKDDSGILQIQGQGILTSNGQYVLPLQSLQSPPIFVSSGSDTASANPVPNIQYQVIPQIQTTDGQLSFATTGLEGANLSQDAAGQIQILHDGSQGLCVTSAASILTNNQSLVSQTGTMHQIQGISIGSSAFNNQAQVVTNVPVGLPGNITFVPINSIDLEALGLSGAQTIATGVTADGQLIMADQPGSGSESQEKTGDGLSQTLSANEVNAELFVPASSSQLHNSTGESSLLTQDASLSSVATQRSDSNAGLQQGFIQQTPEPDIQATSAPPVVQLQQVPLQTANGQVVQSVAAASQGVQNLQLINPGTFIIQAQTVTPSGQIQWQTFQVQGVQNLQNIQLPTTGSQQITLAPVQTLSLGSNPVGVNTGQMPNIQTVTVNSVAQQQGNADMPRDIRIKEEPDSAEWQLSSDSTLNTSDLSHLQVRLVEDDEYIGLGGKRLRRVACTCPNCKESGGRGSGMGKKKQHICHITGCGKVYGKTSHLRAHLRWHSGERPFVCTWMYCGKRFTRSDELQRHRRTHTGEKKFVCPECSKRFMRSDHLAKHIKTHQNKKGVNSGSAMVTSLESAGSSDSLITTPGGTTLILTNIQQGSNNAQDILANAEIPLQLVTTLAASEVME; translated from the exons ATGACTG CGCCAGAACAACCCATGAAAGCAGACGAAATGGCTGCTTTGGACGTCAACAGCAACCAGAGCAACTTTTTGCAACATGAAGACGGCACGGGCAATCAG GCTACAGATCAGACTTCTGCACAGTTTACAGTGTCTGATAAATGGGAGATGTTAGCCCCCACCACGGCTGCAAAGGATGACTCCGGGATACTCCAGATCCAAGGCCAAGGAATATTAACGTCAAATGGACAGTACGTTCTTCCTCTCCAGAGTTTGCAGAGTCCGCCGATTTTCGTGTCGTCGGGAAGCGACACTGCCTCTGCCAATCCAGTGCCTAACATTCAGTACCAAGTAATCCCTCAGATTCAGACTACAGACGGACAACTGAGCTTCGCCACCACGGGGTTGGAGGGAGCAAATCTGAGTCAGGATGCGGCGGGACAGATTCAGATCTTACATGACGGTAGTCAAGGTCTGTGTGTGACCTCTGCTGCGAGCATCCTTACCAACAACCAGAGCCTCGTATCACAGACTGGGACTATGCATCAGATCCAGGGGATTTCTATCGGCAGCTCCGCGTTCAACAACCAGGCTCAGGTTGTTACCAATGTGCCTGTGGGTTTGCCGGGGAACATCACTTTTGTTCCGATCAACAGCATAGACTTGGAGGCGCTAGGCCTATCCGGGGCCCAGACTATCGCCACGGGCGTCACTGCAGACGGACAGCTAATCATGGCGGATCAACCGGGTAGCGGCTCTGAGAGTCAGGAGAAGACCGGCGACGGCCTCTCGCAGACATTATCAGCGAATGAGGTCAATGCTGAGCTTTTTGTGCCCGCGTCTTCCTCCCAGCTGCACAATTCCACCGGCGAATCCAGCCTCCTGACCCAGGACGCCTCGTTGTCGTCTGTGGCAACGCAGCGGTCCGACTCCAACGCCGGCCTCCAGCAGGGCTTCATCCAACAAACTCCAGAGCCGGACATCCAGGCGACGTCCGCTCCGCCCGTCGTCCAGCTGCAGCAGGTGCCCCTGCAGACCGCCAACGGGCAGGTGGTCCAATCGGTGGCTGCGGCCAGCCAGGGTGTGCAAAACCTTCAGCTTATCAACCCCGGGACCTTCATCATCCAAGCCCAGACGGTGACCCCGTCAGGCCAGATCCAGTGGCAGACCTTCCAGGTGCAAGGTGTGCAGAACCTGCAAAACATTCAGCTTCCCACCACTGGCTCTCAGCAGATCACTCTGGCTCCCGTCCAGACCCTCTCACTGGGGTCCAATCCGGTCGGCGTCAACACTGGACAGATGCCCAACATACAAACAGTGACAGTCAACTCAGTGGCGCAACAGCAAGGAAATGCAGACATGCCAAGAG ACATCCGGATAAAGGAGGAGCCAGACTCAGCGGAGTGGCAGCTAAGCTCCGATTCCACCCTAAACACCAGCGATCTGTCCCACCTTCAGGTCAGGCTAGTGGAGGACGACGAGTATATTGGCCTGGGAGGCAAAAGGCTACGTCGGGTGGCCTGCACTTGCCCTAACTGTAAAGAATCTGGTGGGAG GGGATCCGGCATGGGGAAGAAGAAGCAGCACATCTGCCACATCACAGGCTGCGGCAAAGTCTATGGAAAGACGTCGCACCTGCGAGCACACTTGCGTTGGCATTCCGGAGAGCGACCTTTTGTCTGCACTTGGATGTACTGCGGGAAAAGGTTCACGCGCAGCGACGAGCTGCAGAGACATCggagaacacacacag GCGAGAAGAAGTTCGTGTGCCCCGAATGTTCCAAGCGCTTCATGAGAAGCGACCACCTGGCCAAGCACATCAAAACCCACCAGAACAAAAAAGGCGTGAACTCCGGCAGCGCCATGGTGACGTCGCTGGAGTCGGCGGGCTCCTCGGACAGCCTCATCACCACGCCGGGCGGGACCACGCTCATCCTCACCAACATCCAGCAGGGCTCCAACAACGCCCAGGATATCCTGGCCAACGCCGAGATCCCCCTCCAACTCGTCACCACCTTAGCGGCCAGCGAAGTCATGGAGTGA